The proteins below are encoded in one region of Helianthus annuus cultivar XRQ/B chromosome 2, HanXRQr2.0-SUNRISE, whole genome shotgun sequence:
- the LOC110883027 gene encoding uncharacterized protein LOC110883027 yields the protein MRLTVGVLPSTVEETKRFSEWLLDIGEGKVGGDNDGVATVEIPSDLLITDSLDPIESLIQFVYPSVLERYKDRDYFSERAILTPKNEVVHEINDRLLELFPGEQTEYLSSDSICATKKGIDSFQQELYSPDVLNGLKISGLPNHRLVTFLGKRVIEAEIISGANVGTRTFIPRIRMIPFDKKIPFAFQRRQFPVAVCFAMTINKSQGQSLSKVGLFLKEPVFTHGQLYVALSRVKSREGVKMLILDKDGKPTNTTTNVVYKEVFTHL from the exons ATGAGATTGACTGTTGGTGTTTTACCATCTACAGTCGAGGAGACTAAGAGATTTTCCGAATGGCTTCTTGATATTGGTGAGGGTAAAGTTGGAGGGGACAATGATGGTGTAGCAACTGTAGAAATACCCTCTGATTTGTTAATCACAGATTCTTTGGATCCCATCGAAAGTTTGATTCAATTTGTATATCCATCTGTTCTTGAAAGATATAAGGATCGAGATTATTTTTCTGAAAGGGCGATTCTGACACCAAAAAACGAGGTGGTACATGAAATAAATGATCGACTACTAGAATTGTTTCCTGGTGAACAAACAGAGTACCTGAGTTCTGATAGTATATGTGCGACGAAGAAAGGTATCGATTCATTCCAACAAGAGTTGTATTCACCTGATGTCCTTAATGGTTTAAAGATATCTGGTTTACCTAATCATCGTTTG GTTACATTTCTTGGAAAGAGGGTTATAGAAGCTGAAATTATATCAGGTGCTAATGTCGGAACCAGAACATTCATACCAAGAATTAGGATGATTCCCTTCGACAAAAAGATTCCTTTTGCTTTTCAAAGACGACAGTTTCCTGTTGCTGTGTGTTTTGCTATGACGATCAACAAGAGTCAAGGCCAGTCTTTATCTAAGGTTGGATTGTTTTTAAAAGAGCCCGTTTTTACACATGGCCAGCTATATGTAGCATTATCAAGAGTTAAATCAAGGGAAGGTGTGAAGATGTTAATTCTCGATAAGGATGGCAAACCTACCAATACAACAACTAATGTGGTTTACAAAGAAGTGTTCACACACTTATGA